The sequence CGCCAAGCGCTTTCGTTGCCAGTGTCGTCATCTTCTTTGGTTCGAGGGCGTTCAACGGAGGAAGTCCATCAATTGCGGACGTATGATCCGGGCGCCGACATTCATTGCATAGTTGTTCACTGTTTCCAGCCACTTCAGGTTGATGATAGTTTCCGGAACATCAATGCCTTCGCTTTGCGCCAGCAACTCGGTCATATAGCTCTTATCCCACGAGACCCGCTTGTCATGTTCATCGACGCGATTCTGTCGTGCGCCCACTTCGGAACGATAGCGGAGAACATTGTTCAATGACTCATCGAGGTTGCCCAGGTCGCGGCCGGAAATCTCCAGCTGATCGCCGGCCAGGAGGTCATTGCGAAATTTGATCAGAACATCAAAGATCGACAGGCCGGACAGGCGCGCCGTTTCGCTGTAGTTGTTGGGCGGCTGCGATTTCTCGGGATTGATCAGTCCGATGTCGCGCAGCGTGGTGCCGCCCTCGACATCCTCCAGCCAGATCTGGTGCGGCGTCGTCGTATGCAAGGAAACAAAATCCTGACCAATCTTGGAGGCGCGTACTTCCAGATTGGCATTGTTGATTTTGTCGATGATATCATCGATGGTGTCGCCGGCCGCCACGCGAATTTCTACGCCGTCGATTTTGAAACTCTGGTCGGTGGTCGCGCTGTAGCCGGAATTCTCGACGCTGCCAGTGAGCGTCATGTTTGTTCCCCAAAAAACGCGGTTGCCCGGGATGTTTACGTCGAGGTACTGCCCGCGTTCTACTTCACGCAACTGGCGACCAATATCGCCGCGGTATTCTACAGAAATGATCTGGTTGGCCAGTTCCACGCCGCGCAAACCGCGGATGTTCGATTCAATGGGCTCGAAGGGCGGACGCTCCGCCACGTGGCCGCCAAAAAGCGGCCGGCCGACGCCATCGCGTCCATTGGCAATATCGATCAGCGCCCGCAGATGCTGATCTACTTCCTTGGCAATTGCATTCTTCAGCTCAAAAGCATTGTCGCCCTGATAGATGCCGTTAGAGGCCTGCACGGCCAGTTCGCGCACTCGTTGGAAGATCGAGCCAACTCGATCCAGCTCGCCATCCATCAGATTCAGCCGGTTGCGCGCTTCGGAAAGCGTACTGTCGAACTGCGAAAGCTCCTCCAGGCGCGTTCGAAAATGCATCTGGTTGGCGGCGGCTGATGGGTCGTCGCCGGGCCGCTCGATGCGCTGACCGGTGGCCAGCTGATTCTGCACGCGGTCGAATTCGTACTGCTGGCGACTCAAGTTGCGCACCAGTTGTCCGTTTTTCATCAGGTCGGTGACTCGTATCATCGTTCCTGTCCTCTCTGATCGCTCATTTTTGTTTTAGATAACGGGCTCAAATCTTTAGCCGGTTGATGATCGTATCCAGAATCTGATCCTGGGTGCTGATCACCTTCGCCGAGGCATTGTAGCTGTGCTGAAACTGCACCATATTGCTCATCTCTTCGTCGAGACTGACGCCCATGACGCTCTGTCGCATTTTGTTGAGGTGAACAAGGTCGTCCTTCTGGCGCAGCACGTTGTTTTCCGCGGCGCGCGATTCCGTACCCAACCTGGCGATCAGCTGTGTGTAGAATTCCTCGGTATTTGCAGCGTCGCCGATCATACGCCGTTCTTGCTTGAGGGCGGCGGCAATCAAGAGGGCGTTGGAACCATCGCCGGCCCCGCCGGCCTGGTTGTAGTCGCCGGTGCCGCCGATGTCGGCGCCGCGTCCTGCAGCTATGGAGGCCGGATCGCGTGCAACCTGTGCTGAAAGCTGCATATAGGCCGAGGGATGAAAGATCGGCGTCAGAGTGATGTCCTGGAGGGGCGAGCGCAGCTTGGCGATCTCATTGACTCTACGGAAGTCATAGGCGCCGGCTTCTCCGGCGCTATTCAGAATTCCGGCATAGCCGACCAGCAGTTCGCCGGAATCTTCCAGATGGCGGATCATGAAGTTGGAGCGTCGATCATCGCTGGCGGTGAGGGCCTTGATCGCCAGCTGGTTGTCATGGCTCATGTAGGCGACTACGCCAGCATCGCTGTCATTGATACGGCGAATGATATCATTCATCGTGTCGTCGCGCGAGTAGTCGATGCGCACCACTGTATTGGCCGCGTCATTGCGCATCAGAGAAAGCGTACCATCGACGCCAACGCGCCGCGTTGGATCGACCACATTGGTTCCGGTCACGCGAAAGACGGCGGTGACTTCGGCTGTTCCGTCCTGATTCAGGTCAAAATTGGCCGCCGCATTTTGCAGCTGGTAGCTGCCGCGCGCATTGGGCGAAAGCGGCTGCAGATGAAAGAAATCGCGATTGGTCGAGCCATTCAAGCCAAAACCGTCGCGATGCGCTTCATTGACCACGTCCGTGAGGTTTACGGCGAAGGTATCCACGGCATTGATGCGCTCGACGATGGCGTGATCGCGCACGTCAAGCAAGCCCATCAGCTTGCCGCCGCCAAGAATCAAGTCGCGATCATTGTGGGCCCAGACAATGCGCGACATGCCTTCGTTGTTGGCATCCGGCTCGGTGCGCAGCTTATGCAGAATCTCGCCCTGCACCAGCGCCTGCTCGCCGATGAATACAAAGACCTCGTCGCGATCGTTGCGGCCCACGCGCACATTGGCCAGCTGAGAAAGCGACTCCAGCGCCGCATCGCGTCGATCGAGCAGATCATTTGGACTATCGCCCAGCGCCTGACTCTTGAGAATGCGTATGTTCAAATCGCGGATTTCAGTGGCCAGCGAGTTGATCTGATCGACTGTGGTATTGACTTCGTTGTTGGCCTGCTGGCGCAGTTCAGCCAGTTTGGTGTAGATATCGTTGACTCGCGTCGTCAACGCCTGTCCGCGCTCCAGCACAACCTCGCGGTGCGACATCTCCGCCGGGAAGTTTGCCAGCTCCTGCCATGCACCCCAGAATTTGTCGGTCAATGATCGCAGCGTGTTATCGCTGGGTTCATTGAAGACGTGTTCCATCTGGACCAGATAGTTCTGGCGGGCTTCCCACATGTTCTTGGAGTTTTCAAGATCGATGATCTGATCGTCATAAAAGGCGTCGCGCACGCGTTCAATCGATGCGATCTCCACGCCCTGGCCAATCATGCCAGGACCTTGAGCGCGATTGAATGATGGCTCGTAGAGCGGGTCCGTGCTCTGCATGGCAACGCGCTGGCGCGCGTAGTTTGGATTGTCAGCGTTGGAGATGTTATGTCCGACGGTGTTCAGCGCCGTTTGATGAACCACCAGCCCGCGTTTTGATATTTCCAGTCCGCCAAATGTTGAGCCCATGTTGCTCTCCCGGGGATCGCCTGCCATGCATCTTCCCCCATGGACCCATCGGCTTTTGCTCTAAAATCATGATGAATTTCAAAACCGTGCGCATCCGGCGGGAAAGCCGAGCTTCCTTGACGGGATCGCGGAGCATCGCAAGCTGTTCTCATGCGAAGGAACACCATCACCCTGGCCGCGCTGCTTTCATTCGCAGGCTGCGCCCCCGACGACAACTGTCTGCGCAGAGATGGCAATTGCAGCCTGCTGGCGCTCCTGACTTACTACCCCTGGCAGGCCAGTTGCACGGCGGCCGATCCATCCAGCCAGAGCTGGTCGACTTCATTCACCGATGCGGTAGATAGCGAATTTGGGTTCGATGTTTGCGCCCGAGGTGGAACGATTTTTCTGCTCTCCCAGGCGAACGTCCCCTTTGCGAGCTACAGCGGTCTGAACTCGACGACGCCGCAACCTGCCGGCCAATCGATGGCGGCGGTACGCTACAACCTTCAGGGCCAGGCGCTGAGTTTTGCCTACATTGGCGCCGACCCCAACACTGTAAGCGCCGCGCAGATTGCTCCAGCGCTGGATGGCGGCGTACTTCTGCTTGGCATCGTTGACGGCGCCATATCCAATTTGAATATGAACATCCAGAGGCGCGCCTATGTCGCGAGCGTGGATTCGGCTACAGTAAAGATGGACGCAAACGGCGTTCCACAGTGGTTCAGCCACTATGGCGGCGCTGGAAACGACTTCTTGCGAGGCGTTGCTCCGGCGCCTCTAGGAGGCTACTTTTTGGCTGGCGACTCCAATAGCTCCAATGCGTTATCCGATGTCGCCGTGCGTCTTCCGCCAACTGGCGAGCAACAGGCCTGGTTGGTACGTCTGGATGCCGCCGGGAACCCAATCTGGCAAACCTACGTAGGCGGGGCCGGCGCTGACAGCTTCAGCAGCGTGCAAGCTCTGCCGGACGGCGGCGCGCTTGCTGTCGGCGGAACGAACATCAGTTTCACCGCAGGCGGACTTAACCCGTTACAAGCACACAGTGGCGGAAATGATCTGATGCTGGCGCGCTTCAATGCACATGGCGACTTGATGTGGTTCAGCTTCTTTGGCGACGGCGGCAATCAGTTTGGCAGCGGCCTTGCGGTAGTCGATCAAACAATCGTTGTTAGCGGCAATACAGCAGGCGGTCCTGCCAGCTTCAATGGATTATCGCCCTATACCCCGGCTGGCGGCGCGTCCGACGGCTTGTATGTCGAATTTGATTTTTCAGGGAACACCACTCGCTACGGCATTGTGGGCGGCGCCGGCAATGAACAACTGAATTCCGTGCTGGCCCTTGCCGGCGGCGGCTATCTGCTGGTCGGCGACTCGACTACGATCGGCAGCCTGGCTGGCAAATCGCCGCTCCTCATTAATAGCGGGTCAAATGACTTCGTGCTGGTGCGATTTGCCGGACCCGGCGCCGGGATTGATTGGTGGAGCTTCTATGGCAGCGCCGCCGCAGAGAACGGGGGTCGGGTAGCGGCGACTGCAAGCGGCGATTTAATTTTAGCCGGCAATAGCGTGGGCGTCATCTCCGGAGCGCCGACGCCAATCATTGCACCCCTTGGCGGCGGCGACGATGCTGCGCTTTTTCGGCTGCGATCCAACGGCCAATTTTAAAGACCGCGACTCAGGCGCTGGCATTGATCAATGCCGAGCGCGGCTTTCCGCGGCGGGCGCCGCTTTGCTCGCGCGGCGCGTAGGTGGTCCGCGCAGAATCGGGCTCTTCGGCGAGGCCGGTCAAAACGCTGTGCACCCGATCGTTCGCGACTTGAAGCAGGCGCTGATTTTCCTCGCTTTCCAGCTTGAGCTGTCGAATGACGATTCGGTATTCCTCGGCAAGATCGCGTAGCTTTCCGCTGGCCTGTGGTTCATGGCTCGCGGCAAGTTCGATCAATTCGGAGAGGCTGACATTTTCGGAATCAATCACCATATCGCGGCTTTCCAGCAGCGTGCGTATCAACAGTGCGCGCTGCTTTTCCAGTTCCGCGATTTCGCCAAGCAAGGACTCCGTCTTCTGCGTCAGGGTTTGCAACCGTTTGCCATCGGCCGTAAGTATGGCGCGCCGCTTGATTCGCTCGGTTTCTAGACTGGCCCGAAACAGCGCCAGCTCTTGATGAAGCGTATCGTATAGAGTCGCCATGGTTGCAGTCTCCCCCTTTCCCTTTCGGCCTTCCTGTTCAAGTCATGAGTGAAAAAGGCGGCGGGAATTTGATTGACCCACGCATGGCCAGGCGCCGTCTGAAAGACATGTATCTTCGCCCTGTTTCAGCTGCCCTTATTCTAGTTCCGGCGTTGCTGTCGGCTGGGCTGGTCCAGTGTGCCGGCGGCGGCGGAAGCGGCGGCGGGCCGCGTGGCGACGACATTGAGTGCCGCAGCGGTCAGATTTCGGTCTGGGGGGAAGCGCCCATCTTTACCAGCATTGCTGCGTCGCGGGACAAGGCCAAAGAAGACGCCTGTCGCAAGGCGGTAGAAAAATGCATCGGCGAGGAGATCGCCAGCGCCACTGGCGTGCAGGACGGCCAGTCGATTGGCAATGAGATATTTACCCAGGCCCGGGCCATCTGTCGCAACGATCAGGTGCTCGATGAGAATCAATACTCGCTGGATACCGTCAAGATGCTGCGCGTCTTTGTTCGCTTCGAAGTGGCGCCCTCCGATATCCGTAACAGTATCAATACGATGCGCGAACTGATCGGCAACCCCAAGGTGATGGTCATGATTCGCGAAGAGTACAGCCTGGGTTCCAAGGTTGTCCAGGGCTTTGCGTCGACCGAAGGCCGAGCTTCAGCTCTCATTCGCGACTCGCTCATTCAGAAGGGCTATACGGTGCTGGATTCTACCTCAATTGCGCGCAGTATCAGCAATGAGGCCGCCGTTGCCGACAATCCGGACCTCTTGAGCGACGCTTTGAAAGATCGCGCGGCGGCCGCCGGCGCCGACGTCCTGATCATCGGGCGCATTGAATCCACGCCGCAACAGATCAGCGGTCTGGCCGGCACGGATTTCAGAAGCTACCGCGCCGCCGGAAATATCAAGGTACTGACGCTCTGGGGCTATGGCCGACTGATGGGCGAGTATTCGCAAAGCGCCCCCGGCGCACAGGTGCAGGCCAGCGAAGCAGCCCGCATGGCCGTGCAGAACCTGACCATCGGCCAGGGGCGATCGGCCTCCAGTCCTGGCGGCTTTGTTGATTGGTTGCACCGCCGCCTGCAAGACGAGTGGGCCCAGATCTCGCGCAACAATCAGATCAAGATGACGATACGCGGCCTTGACCAGCGCGAGGCGGGAATCTTTCGCGACAACCTGATCGAGTCGACCGCTGTAAAAAAGGTAAATGAAATCAGCTTCAGCGGCTCAGAAATTGTCTGGGACATCTACTACGCTGGCCGCAGTTTCGCGCTGGCCGATACGCTGGGCTTTTATGCTGACAATCCACAAATGTTCAGCGTGCTCAAACTGAACTGCAAGCGAATCAATGTGCGCAATGTCTCGCGCGGTGAAATTCGCCTGGAGTTTACTGGCGCCGGATGCGCCCAATAGCGATGCTACGAATGCCGCGATGCTCGATGCGTTCACTTGCTGCGGCAGGCTTGCTCTTTGCAGTTTTGACCTGCGACCATGGCCCGGCGGGCGCTCAGTCGCCCCTTGCCGAGCATCGCAATCCTGTTGAAGTCATTCAGGTTGGCGCCCGCAACGTCGAGGCGGAAATTGTCTCAACGTACCCCGCTCGCGAACGCGGCCTGATGGATCGCGGTTATCTGGGCGGCGACCGGGGAATGCTCTTTATTTTCAAAGAGGAGCAGCCGCTGGCCTTCTGGATGAAGAATACGTTGATTCCGCTTGATATTGGCTTTTTCGGCAGCGATGGCGTGTTGTTGAATATTGTGACAATGCAACCTGATCCGCCAGGGACGCCGGACGAGGATCGTCGCACTTACCTGTCGGCGGCGCCGGCGATGTATGCTCTGGAGGTCAATGCCGGCTGGTTTGCGGAGCGCGGCGTCCGGAGAGGGGCAAGATTGACGTTGCCTCCTTCCATTCGCGACCTGCGCGGCGAGTGACGCCGAAACTATCTTATGGCCGAGCCGGTATTGTTGGGACTGCTCTTTGCCGATCGGGTCATCACTGAAGACAATGGCAAGCGCGGAATCATTGGAACCTTTACGCGCTTCTATGCTCAGAACTATCCGATCGTCTTTGCACCCTGGGCAATTTACGTAGCATTTACTAATGCTGCGGGCGAGCATGAGTTCGCGTTGAATCTGGTGCATCCGGACACCAACCAGGTGATCGCGCCCATTTCCGGCCGTGTTCAAGCGAGTTCCGCAGACGATGTAATCGAACTCAGCTTTGTAATGCAGAATGCGCTTTTTCCACGGCCGGGCCGCTATGTTGCCTCCGTTTTTATCGATGGCGACCTTCTGGCATCGCGAATCCTTCAGGTAGATCAATCGCCAACGCCGCCGCATTCTCCCGCTGGCTGATGTTCGGCGGGCCCCCCGGCATTACACGCCAAACAGGCTTTCTTGAACTGGCGCCAGGTTCGATGAGGCAGAAGTCAATTGCTCCGTTGCTGCAGCAAGCGAGGTAGACTGGAGGCAAACCTCCTCTCGAGTCTGCAGCAGGCGATAGCGCGGCGGCCGGCCAAAGACCTCGGATTCTTCGACGACCACGAGACGACCCTCACGCAACTGCCCAAGCAATACCAGCTGGTCCACGTTTCTTGTCTGTCGAGCCTGCACTTCGGCTTCGCGCAGGCATTGGTAGAGCGGCAAGATACCGCGCAAGAACCAGGCGACCGGATTGTTCAATGGATCGTCGCTGAATACCTGATCCAGATGCTCAGGGAAATGGGACGAAGGCCTGTCTTCAGGATCGGCGCGCCGCAGACTGGCAATCTGTCGGTAGATACGCAGCGATTGATCGCGCTGACAGGCCGCGGGATCGTAGCAATCGAGCCATTGCGCCCACTGGCGTCGTTCGCGACTGCGGAGGCGCAACAATCTGGCAAGCAGCAGGTCTTCGCAGCGCATCGCCGGGTCGGCCATCATGGATTCAAAGGCCTCCACGCTCAGACTGCAACTGTGCTCATCGAGAAATAGCGTGTACGGACAACGCTCGAGGGCAGCGCGGATTTGCTCGTCCTCATTGCGCAGATCAAGGACGCCAAAGGACTTCAGCAGCCGGTCGACAGCCTGGCCAAGCTGCAAGGACTCAATGACCTGTGATGGCCGTCCCAGCCGACCGTATGCATCAAATAGCGTCTGGCGTAACTTCTGGGGCGTAGCGGCGCGCAGGATGGTTTTGAGATGCTTCTGGATGCGCAGCAGCTCGCGCGCTGGAAGACGGACAGAAACCTCAGCAAGACTCACAGCCATTTCAGCGCTTTCTCCCCGATATCCTTTCGGTAAAAAACGCCTTCGGCGCGGATGCTTTTGAGCATCGCATAGACCTGGTTCCTGGCGGCGACGAGATCTGGACCGATGGCGGTTACGCCCAGAATCCGCCCGCCAGCGCTCAGCAAGCGCGACCCCTCGCGGCGGGTTCCAGCATGAAAAGTGATTATGTCGCCTGAGAGATTGTCAATCCCTTTCAGCTCTATGTCTTTCTGATATTGATCGGGATATCCTTCCGCTGCTACCACCACCACCAGAGCCGCGCCCGGCAGGAAGCGCAACGGCCGGTCCGGCAGATGACCGGAGGCCGCCTGCAGGGCCAATTCTGCCAGATCTTCATCCAGAACGCGCATCAGCGCCTGGGTTTCCGGATCGCCAAAGCGGACATTGAATTCCACGACGCGGGCCCGGCCGTCCTTAATCATCAGGCCGGCATAGAGCAGTCCGCGATAAGGCGTACCGTCGGCCTTCATCCCGGCCACAGCGCGATCCAGCACCTCGGTCTGTACCTGCTGCATGAGCTCCGGACATACAAAGGGGGTCGGCGTGTAGGCGCCCATGCCGCCTGTATTTGGTCCGCGGTCGCCGTCGAAAGCTCGCTTGTGGTCCTGGCAGGCTTGCATGGCGAGGGCGTGTTCGCCATCGCAAAGGGCGAAGACGCTTGCCTCTTCGCCTTCCATGAACTCCTCAATCAAGATGCGATCTCCGGCGCTGCCAAAGATTCGACGCTCCATGCGGTCGCGAATTGCAATTTCCGCTTCGCGGCGATTCTCGGCCACGACCACGCCCTTTCCGGCGGCCAGTCCGTCGGCCTTTATGACATAGGGCGCCTGAAGTTCGTCCAGGTATGCCAGCGCCGACTGAAGATCCATAAAACTACGCGAAGCCGCCGTCGGAATGCCGTGACGCTGCATGAAGTCTTTGGAGAAATCCTTGGACCCCTCCAGCCGCGCCGGGGCGGCCATTGGTCCAAAGACGGCGCAGTTTTCGCGCAAAGCATCGGCAACTCCTGCAACCAGCGGCTGCTCGGGGCCGACTACAACCAGATCGTATTTTTCTCTGGCAACGAATTGGGCGACGGCCAGCGGATCAGCGATGTTCAACCCCGCGGAAGAAGCGAGTGCAGACGGTAGACTGTTTGCCGGAAAGCCGCCATTGCCTGGCCAGGCATGCAATGCCTCCACCATTTGACTCTGTGCCAGCTTCCAGTACAGGGCATGCTCGCGGCCGCCGCTTCCAAGCAGTAGGACCTTCATCAAGGCATCGGCCCGGCCGAGGCCCTTTCTGTAAACTGAATCGAATGCGCTTGCCGATGTTGCACTTCCCTTGCCATGCTGCTATTGTTGGCGGGATAAAGCCGCTGCAAGGAGTCCTCATGAAATCCGGGATGGTAGTATTTACTTCGATTCTGACGCTGTACGCGGCCGCTGCTTTGAACGGACAACCGGCCAGTCATCCGCCACAGGGAGGCGACTGTTCGATGAGCGGGCCGCCAGCGGACGGCGCTCATGGAGCGATGGCGCGGATGGACGCCAATGGCGACGGAATGATTTCGCGAGCCGAATTTGACGCCTTTCACGCCATGATGTTTGGCAAGATTGACGCCAACGGAGATGGCCAGTTGTCGCGCGAGGAAATGCAGCAACATATGCAGCACATGCATGAAATGCATGGCGGTCATTGATCTGTAGAAGTTGTCGGCGAATTCAATCCATCGACTAGTTTGACGGAATGCAAGCACTCCGTCGCCTCGCGCCCTTTTTGAGCCCGTATCGCGGCGTGGCGCTGTTAGCGGCGGCGGCGCTGTGTGTCTCCGCCGGGGCCACGCTGGGTCTGGGCCAGGGTTTGCGCTGGATGGTCGACAGCGGCTTTGCCACGGGATCGGAAAGCGCCCTGCTTGTCTCAATCATCATTCTGGCCCTTGCCGGAATCTTGATGGCTGTGGCCACCTTTGTTCGGCACTACACCGTATCCTGGATCGGCGAAAGGGTCAGCGCCGATATTCGTCGCAAAGTATTTTCCCATCTGGTGGAAATGGACCCCGCCTTCTACGAAACCAATTCGCCCGGCGAGATCCAGTCGCGATTGACTGCAGATACGACGCTGATTCAAAGCGTGCTTGGTTCCTCCGCATCAATAGCGCTGCGCAATCTGCTGATGTTTACCGGCGGCGTCGTTTTGCTGTTCATCACCGGCTGGCAATTGACTCTGATCGTCCTTGCCGGGACGCCGCTGGTTGTCGCTCCAATCCTGTTTTTTGGACGGCGAGTGCGCTCGCTATCGCGCAGCAGTCAGGACCAGTTGGCCGGCGCCGGCGCCTTTGTATCTGAGTCGCTTGGCGCCATCAAGATCGTTCACGCCTTCAATCATCAAGATCAGGATCGCCGAAAATTCGATGCTCTGGCCGAAGGCGCCTTTAACGCCGCCTTGCGGACCATACGACTGCGTTCCTTTCTCATTCTGAGCGCTATGATCCTCGTGTTTGGCGCCGTCGCTATAATGCTCTACGTTGGCGGCAAACAGGTGATGGCCGGTCAGATGAGCCCGGGACAGCTAATGGCTTTTGCATTCTATGCGGTGCTGGTGGCCACATCCACCGGCGCAATCAGCGAAGTTGCCGGCGATTTGCAACGCGCTGCCGGCGCCGCCGAGCGAATTACGGAATTGCTGCAGGAAAAGGCCGTGATTGTAGCGCCAGGATCGCCGCGGCCGCTGGAGCAGAGGCCGCAGGGGGCGATCGAATTTCGCGGCGTCCGCTTTGCCTATCCGGCCCGACCGGATTTACATGCGCTGGATGGCTTTGAGTTGAGCGTCGCGCCCGGAGCAACCACTGCGCTCGTCGGCCCTTCGGGCGCAGGGAAATCTACGGTCTTCGAATTGCTGCTGCGCTTCCATGATCCGCTGGAGGGCGGCGTGTATCTTGACGGCGTGGACATTCGCGAATTTGATCCGCTGCAGTACCGACGCTGGCTGGCCATAACGCCGCAGGAGCCGCGTCTCTTTTCGGGCACAGTGGCCGAGAATATTCGTTACGGAAAGCCGGAAGCTACGCTGGCTGAAGTACAAAACGCAGCAGAAATGGCTCACGCCAGAGAGTTCATCGAGGAGCATCCGCAGGGATTTGATGCGCAGCTTGGCGAGGGAGGCCTGCGACTCAGCGGCGGGCAGCGCCAACGCATTGCAATTGCGCGCGCCTTGCTCAAGGATCCCGCGCTTCTACTGCTCGATGAAGCGACCAGCGCACTGGATGCCGAAAGCGAGCGCGCCATCCAGAACGCATTGTCCAGATTGCGGCAGGGACGAACAACTTTTATCATCGCACACCGCCTGAGCACCGTACTGGATGCCGATCGGATCATCGTTCTGGACCAGGGCCGCGTGGCTGGCGCCGGCACGCATGAGCAACTGCTGGAAAGCTCGGAGACCTACCGACGCTATGCGCAGTTGCAGTTTCGCGGCGAACGCTTAGCGACTGGAGGACTGGCCAGCCGCAACTAGGCCAATCTTCAGCCGCCGAGGCGGGCCAGCGCCGCCGCGATCGCCGCTAGCTTTTCTTCCATTTCGGCCAGCTTCAGTTTTTCCTTCTCTACGACTTCTACTGCCGCCTTGCTGAGAAAAGCTTCATTGGATAGTTTCGCGGCTGTCGATTGTTTACTCTTTTCAATTTTATTTCGCTCGTTTTGCAATCGCGCGCGCTCTTTGTCCAGATCCAGAACGCCGGCCAGCGGCACAAATACCTGTCCTTCGCTGAAGGCAGCCATGGCATCGTCGCGGGCAGCTTCATAGTTGTGCACCGCCCGGATTTCGCTGGCCCGGGCCAGGCGCTCAATTGCGGCAGACTTTTCCAGAACGGCATCAGCAAGGTCTTGATTATCAGTCTGAACAATGATAGGGACTTTCGCATCCGGCGCAATACTCATGTCGCCCCGAATCTGACGCACCCCGCCGATCACTTCCTGCAACAGCCGCAGCGCCTGGGCGGGACGCCGCATCTGAGGCGGCAATTCCGGCGGCATGGGCCAGGGAGCGGTGATCAGCAGAGTTTCAGCATCGTTAGCTGGAGCGAAGAAGCGCTTCAGGTGATCGTAGATCTCTTCGGTAATGAAAGGCATAGCAGGATGGAGCAGCCCAAGCAGCGATCGAAGCACGTAAAATGAAGTCTGTCTGGCGGCCTCGGCCGATGCCGGCGCGCCCTTGCCAAAGAGCCTTGGTTTGATGAATTCAATGTACCAATCGCAAAAGCTGTTCCAGGCAAAGCTGTACAGTTCCTCAGCGTAAATGTGGAAACGATACTCATCCAGAACGCGCGCACATTCGGCGCTGACGCGTTGCAACTCGAAGAGAATCCAGCAATCTTCGGCTTCCAGCGCCTGGCCATAGGGCCCTTCCGGCGCCGCCCGAAAATCATCGGGAAGGTTCATCAGTACAAATCGCGAACTGTTCCAGATCTTATTGGCAAAATTCTGATAAGTCTTCAGCTTCGCTTCATTGTAGTTGGTGTCCTTTCCTTCCGACAGCGTGCCAATCAAAAAGAAACGAAAGGCATCGGCGCCCGTAGTCTCGATTACTTTCAGCGGATCGACGACGTTGCCAATCGTTTTGGACATCTTACGGCCATTTTCATCGCGCATCAGACCGTGAATGTAGATATCGCGAAAGGGCGGCGCCTTCATGAAATGGAGCCCCATCATGATCATTCTGGCCACCCAGAAGAAGATGATATCGTAGGCCGTTACCAGTACAGTCGTCGGATAATAGCGTTCGAGGTCGTCCGTTCGATCCGGCCAGCCCATGGTTGAAAAGGGCCACAATGCCGAAGAAAACCAGGTATCGAGGACATCGGCGTCGCGTTCGATCTCGCTCGACCCACAGTGAGCGCAGGCTGCGGGGTCTTCATAGTCCACCGTAACCTGGCTGCATTTTGCACAATGCCAGGCGGGAATCTGGTGGCCCCACCACAGTTGCCTGGAAATACACCAATCGCGGATTTCGCGCATCCAGTGGAAATATGTATTTTCCCAGAGCTTGGGAACGAATCGT is a genomic window of Leptospirales bacterium containing:
- a CDS encoding valine--tRNA ligase, translated to MAHELSSRYEHQKTEERWYRIWEDAQAFRPERLADHRSRNAASFVIVIPPPNVTGELHVGHALDQTIQDVLVRAARKRGRDCVWIPGVDHAGIATQVRVEKNLAAEGLNRHQLGRKKFIERVWEWKHASGGAIARQQRRMGFSLDWSRERFTMDEGLSHAVRKVFVDLYREGLIYRDTRMVNWDPVSHTVLSDLEVEYDETYRGELYEFAYPLSAAAQQAAGKHGAKEIVVATTRPETMLGDTAIAVHPEDKRYKKWIGKTVQHPFLEREIPIIADAQLVDPEFGTGAVKVTPAHDPNDYETGKRHDLQFINIFDESARINANGGRFCGLDRYEARKQVKQALADLGLERGSREHVMAVGKSQRTAVVVEPIISTQWYVKVAPLATRGIEAVESGEIRFVPKLWENTYFHWMREIRDWCISRQLWWGHQIPAWHCAKCSQVTVDYEDPAACAHCGSSEIERDADVLDTWFSSALWPFSTMGWPDRTDDLERYYPTTVLVTAYDIIFFWVARMIMMGLHFMKAPPFRDIYIHGLMRDENGRKMSKTIGNVVDPLKVIETTGADAFRFFLIGTLSEGKDTNYNEAKLKTYQNFANKIWNSSRFVLMNLPDDFRAAPEGPYGQALEAEDCWILFELQRVSAECARVLDEYRFHIYAEELYSFAWNSFCDWYIEFIKPRLFGKGAPASAEAARQTSFYVLRSLLGLLHPAMPFITEEIYDHLKRFFAPANDAETLLITAPWPMPPELPPQMRRPAQALRLLQEVIGGVRQIRGDMSIAPDAKVPIIVQTDNQDLADAVLEKSAAIERLARASEIRAVHNYEAARDDAMAAFSEGQVFVPLAGVLDLDKERARLQNERNKIEKSKQSTAAKLSNEAFLSKAAVEVVEKEKLKLAEMEEKLAAIAAALARLGG
- a CDS encoding ATP-binding cassette domain-containing protein, with protein sequence MQALRRLAPFLSPYRGVALLAAAALCVSAGATLGLGQGLRWMVDSGFATGSESALLVSIIILALAGILMAVATFVRHYTVSWIGERVSADIRRKVFSHLVEMDPAFYETNSPGEIQSRLTADTTLIQSVLGSSASIALRNLLMFTGGVVLLFITGWQLTLIVLAGTPLVVAPILFFGRRVRSLSRSSQDQLAGAGAFVSESLGAIKIVHAFNHQDQDRRKFDALAEGAFNAALRTIRLRSFLILSAMILVFGAVAIMLYVGGKQVMAGQMSPGQLMAFAFYAVLVATSTGAISEVAGDLQRAAGAAERITELLQEKAVIVAPGSPRPLEQRPQGAIEFRGVRFAYPARPDLHALDGFELSVAPGATTALVGPSGAGKSTVFELLLRFHDPLEGGVYLDGVDIREFDPLQYRRWLAITPQEPRLFSGTVAENIRYGKPEATLAEVQNAAEMAHAREFIEEHPQGFDAQLGEGGLRLSGGQRQRIAIARALLKDPALLLLDEATSALDAESERAIQNALSRLRQGRTTFIIAHRLSTVLDADRIIVLDQGRVAGAGTHEQLLESSETYRRYAQLQFRGERLATGGLASRN